From a single Paenibacillus sp. FSL R5-0345 genomic region:
- a CDS encoding Gfo/Idh/MocA family protein translates to MSRLNIGMISFAHAHAFDYLSSLLHMPEVTVGGIADKVPERTLALAERHSIPYYADYKELLSDANIDAVIICSENVYHAELTIASARAGKHVLCEKPLGLSVEEMQRMISVCSEEGVQLMTAFPCRFLTPVVRAKESLDRGDIGEIIAFKGTNRGSFPGPRWFSDEALSGGGAVLDHTVHVMDLMNWFSGSSVEQVYAYADTLFDPERKRTIDDAGMVHVTFENGVFGVLDPSWSRNPGFPTWGDVTLEIIGTKGVISIDAFNQKNNVYGRSSGKGTWSFWGDDMNELMLKAFVQALLEGAEVPISGVDGLRSTEIALTAYQSVHAGQPVRLNK, encoded by the coding sequence ATGAGCCGTTTGAATATTGGCATGATCAGCTTCGCGCACGCGCATGCTTTTGACTATTTGTCTAGTTTACTGCACATGCCTGAAGTGACGGTTGGTGGAATTGCTGATAAGGTGCCGGAGCGAACGCTAGCGCTCGCAGAACGTCATTCGATTCCCTATTATGCTGACTACAAGGAGCTTCTGTCTGATGCGAATATAGATGCCGTAATTATTTGCTCAGAAAATGTCTATCACGCTGAGTTAACCATCGCTTCGGCCCGAGCGGGCAAGCATGTACTGTGCGAGAAGCCTCTTGGCCTATCGGTAGAAGAAATGCAACGCATGATTTCGGTATGCTCTGAAGAAGGAGTACAGCTTATGACAGCCTTTCCTTGTCGCTTCCTCACTCCGGTTGTTCGGGCTAAGGAATCACTAGATCGCGGCGATATTGGTGAGATTATTGCTTTTAAAGGCACGAATCGTGGTTCTTTTCCAGGACCGAGATGGTTCTCTGATGAAGCTCTATCGGGGGGCGGTGCTGTTCTAGATCATACTGTGCATGTGATGGATCTGATGAACTGGTTCTCTGGTTCTTCTGTAGAACAGGTGTATGCCTATGCGGATACCTTGTTTGATCCAGAGCGCAAGCGGACGATCGATGATGCCGGAATGGTGCATGTTACTTTTGAGAATGGTGTGTTCGGCGTGCTCGATCCGAGCTGGTCGCGCAATCCGGGCTTCCCGACCTGGGGGGATGTGACCCTAGAAATTATCGGCACTAAAGGAGTCATTTCCATTGATGCTTTTAACCAAAAAAACAATGTATACGGAAGATCATCTGGTAAAGGGACCTGGTCCTTTTGGGGTGATGATATGAATGAACTAATGCTGAAGGCTTTTGTACAGGCGCTTTTAGAAGGGGCGGAGGTGCCGATTTCGGGAGTAGACGGACTAAGGTCTACAGAGATCGCGCTTACTGCTTATCAATCTGTTCATGCAGGCCAACCGGTGCGCTTAAATAAATGA
- a CDS encoding RraA family protein produces MKDQELFDSMCEKLYSAVISDTLDQLGYRNQVMRENINPIDPTWIVAGRAKTILSVDIHHLPEDPYTKEIEAVDSVKPGEIVIGCTNESRQNGLWGELLSTASKMRGGRGAIVDGLIRDTAKILELGFPVFATGTKPVDSQGRGIVIDYDIPVLCGGVMVHPGDVIFGDRDGIVVIPGGIIDEVFQLAMDKVTRENHTRDELLEGYTLRQVYDKYGVL; encoded by the coding sequence ATGAAAGATCAGGAATTGTTCGACAGTATGTGTGAAAAGCTCTACTCTGCGGTAATCTCTGATACGCTGGATCAATTGGGCTATCGTAATCAGGTGATGCGTGAAAATATTAACCCGATAGATCCTACCTGGATCGTCGCCGGAAGAGCAAAGACCATTCTGTCTGTGGATATTCATCATTTGCCGGAAGATCCTTACACGAAGGAGATTGAAGCGGTGGACAGCGTCAAGCCCGGTGAGATTGTCATCGGCTGTACGAATGAATCGCGGCAGAACGGTCTGTGGGGAGAGTTATTGTCTACGGCTTCCAAAATGAGAGGTGGCCGCGGAGCCATTGTAGATGGACTAATCCGTGATACTGCTAAAATTCTGGAGCTTGGCTTTCCTGTCTTTGCTACCGGGACCAAACCTGTTGATTCTCAAGGGCGTGGGATTGTGATTGATTATGACATTCCAGTGCTATGCGGTGGCGTGATGGTCCATCCCGGAGATGTGATCTTTGGTGACCGTGATGGTATCGTTGTGATACCGGGCGGCATCATCGATGAAGTGTTCCAATTGGCTATGGATAAGGTGACTCGTGAGAACCATACACGCGATGAACTGCTCGAAGGATATACCTTACGGCAGGTCTATGATAAATACGGGGTGCTCTGA
- a CDS encoding SDR family NAD(P)-dependent oxidoreductase, with product MRLAGKRALVTGAARGIGLGIALRFLEEGAQVVLLDRSEGELLTALETMKDYGEKAAVEVCDLRDVAQLEQSVARAFERFGGIDIVVNNAGIAFREHFLDISVEHWNAVFDINVKAVFLIGQLAARQMISQGGGGTIINMSSKNGLSASSELAHYNASKAAVILLTESMAVELASYGIRVNAVAPGFVDTPLDRKLRETSKLPAYSEHTPMKRAATIREAANVFLFLASDEASYVTGETIRVDGGHLANGSEL from the coding sequence ATGAGGCTGGCTGGCAAAAGAGCGCTGGTCACAGGTGCAGCAAGAGGAATTGGACTAGGAATTGCCCTTCGATTTCTGGAAGAAGGTGCTCAGGTGGTGTTGCTGGACCGGAGTGAGGGTGAGCTTCTTACTGCACTGGAAACCATGAAGGATTATGGTGAAAAAGCCGCAGTGGAGGTTTGTGATCTTCGCGATGTGGCACAGCTGGAACAATCTGTTGCCCGAGCCTTTGAAAGATTCGGCGGGATAGATATTGTAGTGAACAACGCCGGAATTGCCTTTCGTGAACACTTTCTCGACATCTCGGTTGAGCATTGGAATGCAGTATTTGATATCAACGTAAAGGCTGTTTTCTTAATCGGTCAGCTTGCCGCAAGGCAAATGATTTCTCAGGGCGGCGGAGGCACTATTATTAACATGAGCTCCAAAAATGGTCTGTCAGCAAGCTCCGAGCTCGCGCATTATAATGCTTCTAAGGCAGCTGTTATACTGCTAACCGAATCGATGGCAGTGGAGCTGGCGTCTTATGGAATTCGCGTAAATGCTGTAGCACCGGGATTTGTGGATACCCCTCTCGACCGTAAGCTGCGCGAAACTTCGAAGCTCCCAGCGTATTCGGAGCATACACCGATGAAGCGGGCGGCAACGATAAGGGAAGCTGCTAATGTATTTCTTTTTCTGGCTTCTGACGAAGCTTCTTATGTAACTGGAGAAACCATTCGTGTGGATGGCGGGCATTTGGCTAATGGTAGTGAGCTGTAA
- a CDS encoding SMP-30/gluconolactonase/LRE family protein: MESTEFQAELMIDAQAELGEGPHWDAESNQLYWVDITGRKLRIYDRITGDEVVRSFEQMVSAAIPTTTGGILLAMEDGVYLSRAEGSPILLTSIEADLLHNRANDAKCDRQGRLWVGTMSMNDEPKAGGFYVVESCGITRQLLSGIGCSNGMAWDYTRSKMYYIDTPTRQVDVFDYEEASGRINNRRMAFQIPTTSGYPDGMTIDREGMLWVAHWGGGCVSRWNPDTGEQLGVIRVPAPLVTSCAFGGDDLTELYITTARIGMQEKELRDYPFAGGLFMAKPGVSGLLPGKFQAKE; the protein is encoded by the coding sequence TTGGAAAGTACAGAATTTCAGGCAGAATTGATGATTGATGCTCAGGCTGAGCTTGGTGAAGGGCCGCATTGGGATGCTGAATCCAATCAATTGTATTGGGTCGATATAACGGGCAGGAAGCTTAGAATCTACGACCGGATCACTGGTGATGAAGTCGTTCGCTCTTTTGAACAAATGGTTAGTGCAGCTATTCCTACGACAACAGGAGGAATTCTATTGGCTATGGAAGATGGGGTCTACCTCTCTCGAGCTGAAGGATCGCCGATCCTGCTGACTTCAATAGAAGCGGATCTTCTACACAACAGAGCGAATGATGCGAAATGCGATCGACAAGGACGACTGTGGGTGGGAACGATGAGTATGAACGATGAGCCGAAAGCCGGAGGATTCTACGTCGTGGAGTCTTGTGGGATCACCCGCCAATTGTTGTCCGGCATCGGCTGCTCAAACGGAATGGCTTGGGATTACACACGAAGCAAGATGTATTATATTGATACGCCGACTAGGCAAGTGGATGTGTTTGATTACGAGGAAGCGTCTGGAAGGATAAATAACCGAAGAATGGCATTTCAAATTCCTACAACGAGTGGATATCCGGACGGAATGACAATAGACCGTGAAGGTATGCTTTGGGTCGCCCATTGGGGCGGTGGCTGTGTATCTCGATGGAACCCTGATACAGGTGAACAGCTTGGAGTCATTCGAGTTCCAGCGCCTCTAGTGACCTCATGCGCTTTTGGAGGCGACGATCTAACGGAACTCTACATTACAACTGCAAGGATAGGGATGCAAGAGAAGGAACTGCGAGATTATCCGTTTGCAGGCGGATTGTTTATGGCTAAGCCAGGGGTGAGTGGTCTGCTGCCCGGTAAATTTCAAGCTAAGGAGTAG
- a CDS encoding SDR family NAD(P)-dependent oxidoreductase: MRLKDKIVIITGAGSGIGKSTAVLFASEGATIVIADVQEESGKAAVAEIKASGGNALFIPCDVTDASSTTGMADRVFQAFGQIDVLFNNAGISGVGTVHEVTEEVWERVMRVNVTGVFLTCKAVLPYMMKSKKGSIINMSSGIAEIGVAERASYSASKGAVLSLTKAMQVDYAPYGIRINALLPGTIMTPFVEGYLKASLDPEASVAAIKRRQLSGELGKPEDVARAALFLASDESEFVMGSPLYVDGGLVFGKNA, encoded by the coding sequence ATGCGACTCAAAGATAAGATCGTCATTATCACCGGAGCAGGCTCGGGAATTGGAAAAAGCACAGCCGTATTATTTGCCTCAGAAGGAGCTACGATAGTCATTGCCGATGTCCAAGAAGAATCAGGAAAGGCCGCTGTCGCTGAAATAAAGGCGTCGGGCGGAAATGCGCTATTCATCCCCTGTGATGTTACCGATGCAAGCAGTACTACTGGAATGGCTGATCGGGTATTCCAAGCTTTTGGTCAAATCGATGTCCTCTTTAATAATGCGGGGATCAGTGGTGTAGGTACCGTGCATGAGGTTACCGAGGAAGTGTGGGAGAGGGTCATGCGGGTCAATGTGACAGGTGTGTTCTTAACTTGCAAGGCTGTTCTTCCTTATATGATGAAGAGCAAGAAGGGTTCTATCATTAATATGTCCTCTGGCATCGCCGAAATCGGAGTTGCAGAGCGTGCTTCTTACAGTGCTTCTAAGGGCGCAGTTCTATCTTTAACCAAAGCAATGCAAGTCGATTATGCGCCTTACGGCATTCGAATAAATGCGCTGCTGCCCGGTACGATTATGACTCCGTTTGTAGAAGGTTATTTGAAGGCGTCTCTGGATCCGGAGGCTTCGGTTGCAGCCATTAAGCGCAGACAGCTTAGCGGTGAGCTCGGCAAACCTGAGGATGTGGCCAGGGCGGCACTGTTTCTCGCCTCCGATGAGTCTGAGTTTGTAATGGGTTCACCGCTATACGTGGATGGCGGCCTTGTCTTCGGCAAAAATGCATAA
- a CDS encoding fumarylacetoacetate hydrolase family protein, translating into MKLITFLQKEDDHMGVLTDRGVVDIEAAQIALSTRAEVPVTVNQLLDGGEAALNQLRIFVNELPDEEVNPSWLKQVEDLTFGPCVTDPGKIICIGLNYRRHAEETGMAIPEYPILFNKFNNTLTGHDSEVPLPRASHKVDYEAELGIVIGRTAKYVVEEEALDYVFGYCAANDLSARDLQMRTSQWLAGKSCDKFSPIGPYLVTADEVGDPNQLDIQCTVNGELRQNSNTSDMIFNCKQIVSYVSQCMTLSPGDIILTGTPEGVVMGYPAEEQIYLQAGDVITVQIEKLGAITNTMVSE; encoded by the coding sequence ATGAAGCTAATTACCTTTTTGCAAAAAGAGGATGATCATATGGGCGTTCTAACCGACCGTGGTGTGGTGGATATTGAGGCGGCACAGATTGCATTATCCACTCGGGCTGAGGTTCCAGTAACGGTTAATCAATTGCTTGATGGTGGGGAGGCTGCACTTAACCAACTGAGGATTTTTGTAAATGAGTTGCCTGATGAAGAGGTGAATCCATCCTGGCTGAAGCAGGTTGAAGATTTGACCTTCGGCCCTTGCGTTACTGATCCTGGGAAAATCATCTGTATTGGTCTGAATTACCGCCGGCACGCCGAAGAGACTGGGATGGCTATTCCCGAGTATCCTATCCTGTTCAATAAATTTAACAATACACTGACCGGACATGACTCGGAGGTTCCGCTTCCGAGGGCCAGCCACAAGGTGGACTACGAAGCAGAGCTTGGCATCGTCATCGGCCGAACTGCGAAGTATGTGGTTGAGGAAGAAGCACTGGATTATGTATTCGGGTATTGTGCTGCAAATGATTTGTCGGCGCGTGATTTACAGATGCGGACGAGTCAATGGCTAGCAGGAAAGTCTTGCGATAAATTTTCACCTATTGGGCCGTACTTAGTCACTGCAGATGAAGTGGGTGATCCTAATCAGCTCGATATTCAGTGTACAGTGAATGGCGAACTACGTCAGAACTCCAACACTTCGGACATGATTTTTAATTGTAAGCAGATTGTTAGCTATGTGTCCCAGTGCATGACCCTTTCACCGGGAGATATCATTCTGACTGGTACACCGGAAGGCGTCGTGATGGGTTACCCGGCAGAGGAACAGATTTATTTACAAGCTGGTGATGTGATCACAGTGCAGATTGAGAAGCTTGGTGCCATTACAAATACGATGGTTAGTGAATAG
- a CDS encoding amidohydrolase family protein, with amino-acid sequence MIFDCHTHLFGPGMVSGPTDEAIKRAWGSDMNIEATPEQHRRNLEGFSGAIVLAMAAHATGLVVPNAYVADYCRTDPDRLFGFASVDPNHLDCVAEFETAIREMGLKGLKLAPIYQNFYPDDPKHYALYAKAEQLDVPILWHQGTSFVPEGYLDASKPAMLDPIARAFPKLKMIVAHMGHPWIDECISLVRKHPNLYMDVSALGSRPWQFYNALVSAMEYGVQDKILFGSDYPFFGTQKMLDAMYHINDLVEGTKLPHIPQEFIESIMHRLTPEILGFV; translated from the coding sequence ATGATCTTCGATTGTCATACTCATTTGTTTGGACCGGGAATGGTCTCAGGGCCTACGGATGAGGCGATCAAACGAGCTTGGGGCTCGGATATGAATATCGAAGCAACCCCCGAGCAGCACCGGCGTAATTTGGAAGGCTTCTCTGGTGCTATCGTACTGGCGATGGCTGCGCATGCAACTGGACTTGTTGTACCTAATGCGTATGTCGCTGATTACTGTCGCACGGATCCAGATCGGTTATTCGGTTTTGCGAGTGTAGATCCCAATCATCTGGACTGTGTTGCTGAATTTGAGACTGCGATTCGTGAGATGGGGCTAAAAGGGCTGAAGCTTGCACCTATTTATCAGAATTTTTATCCTGATGATCCCAAGCATTATGCCCTCTATGCCAAAGCAGAACAGCTAGATGTTCCTATTCTTTGGCATCAGGGAACCTCTTTTGTACCGGAGGGTTATCTAGATGCATCAAAGCCGGCGATGCTGGATCCGATTGCCCGTGCTTTTCCGAAGCTGAAGATGATTGTGGCGCATATGGGCCATCCCTGGATTGATGAATGTATTTCATTGGTGCGTAAGCATCCTAACCTGTATATGGACGTTTCTGCGTTAGGAAGCAGGCCTTGGCAGTTCTACAATGCCCTGGTATCTGCTATGGAATACGGGGTGCAAGATAAAATACTGTTTGGGTCAGATTATCCGTTCTTTGGGACGCAGAAGATGCTAGATGCTATGTACCATATCAATGATCTAGTGGAGGGAACGAAGCTTCCTCATATTCCGCAGGAGTTTATTGAGAGCATCATGCATCGTCTAACACCGGAGATTCTTGGTTTTGTCTGA
- a CDS encoding IlvD/Edd family dehydratase encodes MGERRDSEDKQAEFGGKLMSEAYFQEKDLWGFIHRSFTKSMGYTEEDIRKPVIGICNTFSELNKCHSHFNELVDYVKRGVWQAGGVPMEFPTISIGEPYVKPTTMLLRNLMAMDTEEMMKGHPIDGVVLLGGCDKTVPAQLMAAASANIPAIVLTGGPMLNGRLGGRSLGACTDCYGFTLEHKAGNISDEALAVAENAICRSDGHCMVMGTASTMASIAEAIGMALPGCAAIPAPDSRRRHMSERTGKQIVELVRQGIRPRDIMTAAAIENAITVTMASGGSTNAIIHLVAISQRLGMKLPLETFDRISSQTPFILNLRPSGKYQMEEYFEAGGVPALMKELEPLLHGDCLTVTGRTVTENLVQAETLDRDVIRTLEEPLDSQGGIAVLRGNLAPDGALIKQTAVSAHLKKHIGRAVVFESPSDLNERIDDPDLVVDENSVLVLKNAGPKGAPAMPEIGQIPIPQKLLKQGIRDMVRISDARISGTSYGALIVHAAPEAAIGGTLALVQDGDEIELDISARRLELKVSDQELDRRRVTWQAPKPHYDRGYGLLFHERVLQANLGCDFDFLLPAELRKELLGEMESARSKSRPK; translated from the coding sequence ATGGGGGAGCGTAGGGACAGCGAGGATAAGCAGGCCGAATTCGGTGGAAAGTTGATGAGTGAAGCCTATTTTCAAGAAAAAGATTTATGGGGATTTATCCATCGTTCCTTTACGAAGTCTATGGGATATACCGAAGAAGATATTCGCAAGCCCGTAATCGGTATTTGCAACACCTTCAGTGAGCTGAATAAATGTCATTCACATTTTAATGAATTAGTGGATTATGTGAAGCGAGGTGTTTGGCAGGCAGGGGGAGTACCGATGGAATTCCCGACGATCTCGATTGGTGAGCCTTATGTGAAGCCTACAACAATGCTGCTGCGTAATTTGATGGCGATGGATACGGAAGAAATGATGAAGGGGCATCCCATTGATGGCGTAGTGCTGCTTGGAGGGTGCGATAAAACGGTACCCGCTCAGCTGATGGCAGCCGCTAGCGCCAATATTCCAGCCATTGTGCTGACAGGCGGTCCCATGTTAAATGGCCGGCTGGGCGGGCGTAGCCTTGGAGCATGTACAGATTGTTATGGCTTTACGCTGGAGCATAAAGCTGGAAATATTAGTGACGAAGCGCTGGCTGTGGCAGAGAATGCAATTTGCCGAAGTGACGGTCACTGCATGGTGATGGGCACCGCCAGCACTATGGCCTCGATTGCCGAAGCGATCGGTATGGCGTTACCAGGCTGTGCAGCTATCCCGGCGCCGGACAGCAGACGCAGACATATGTCCGAGCGGACGGGCAAGCAGATTGTAGAGCTAGTTCGTCAGGGCATCCGTCCTCGCGACATTATGACTGCGGCGGCGATCGAGAATGCGATCACAGTTACGATGGCGAGCGGTGGATCGACGAACGCAATCATCCATCTTGTTGCGATCTCCCAGCGGCTCGGGATGAAGCTGCCGTTAGAAACGTTTGACCGGATTAGTAGCCAGACCCCGTTCATTTTGAATTTGCGTCCTTCAGGCAAATATCAGATGGAGGAGTATTTTGAGGCAGGTGGCGTACCTGCGCTTATGAAGGAGCTGGAGCCGCTGCTGCATGGGGATTGCTTGACTGTAACAGGCAGAACGGTAACAGAAAATCTGGTTCAGGCGGAAACGCTGGACAGAGATGTAATTCGTACTTTGGAGGAGCCGCTGGACAGCCAAGGCGGGATTGCTGTATTGCGCGGGAATCTGGCACCGGATGGGGCGCTGATCAAGCAAACCGCTGTATCCGCTCATCTCAAAAAGCATATCGGACGCGCAGTAGTGTTCGAGAGTCCGTCCGATCTGAATGAGCGGATCGATGATCCTGATCTGGTCGTGGATGAGAACAGCGTGCTAGTCCTTAAGAACGCAGGACCGAAGGGCGCCCCAGCGATGCCGGAAATCGGGCAAATCCCGATTCCACAAAAACTGCTGAAACAAGGCATCCGCGACATGGTTCGCATCTCTGATGCTCGGATCAGCGGCACTTCCTATGGCGCATTGATTGTACATGCGGCTCCGGAAGCGGCTATCGGCGGAACGCTAGCTCTTGTGCAGGATGGCGATGAAATCGAGCTGGATATTTCCGCGAGGCGCTTAGAGCTGAAGGTGTCCGATCAGGAATTGGACCGACGGCGAGTTACATGGCAAGCGCCCAAGCCGCACTACGACAGGGGTTATGGCTTGCTGTTTCATGAGCGTGTGCTTCAAGCGAACCTCGGCTGTGATTTTGACTTTCTGCTGCCTGCGGAGCTTAGGAAAGAACTGCTTGGCGAGATGGAGTCGGCGCGCTCGAAATCGCGCCCGAAGTAA
- a CDS encoding NAD-dependent epimerase/dehydratase family protein — translation MRTVQELEDRLASPSAALIEELSQLVGDIMLLGVGGKMGPSLARLAMNAIRQAGIDKKVIGVSRFSNKELRRELEEAGVEIISADLSDDKALQALPETQNILYMAGNKFGTTGNEHFTWMMNAYLPGRVAERFHNSRMVVFSTGNVYPFTPVSQGGATERTSPNANGEYGQSCLGRERIFEHFSHKNGTPMFIYRLNYAIDLRYGVLLELARSVREGLPIDITMGHANVIWQGDANEIALRALLRCSSPPNFMNITGPETLSLRWAANEFGRKLGIEPIFTGEEAPTALLSNAAKAAATFGYPRVSLAEMIDWIGDWVGQGGETWNKPTHFQEREGKY, via the coding sequence ATGCGAACCGTTCAAGAGTTGGAGGATCGCTTGGCTAGTCCATCAGCAGCGCTGATTGAGGAACTTAGCCAGCTCGTTGGAGATATTATGCTACTAGGCGTGGGGGGCAAAATGGGACCCAGTCTCGCAAGGCTGGCGATGAATGCGATTCGCCAAGCGGGGATCGACAAGAAAGTCATCGGCGTTTCCCGCTTCTCGAATAAAGAGCTGAGACGAGAACTCGAAGAGGCTGGTGTCGAGATTATCTCCGCTGATTTGTCTGACGATAAAGCGTTGCAGGCACTCCCTGAAACCCAAAATATTCTCTATATGGCCGGAAATAAATTTGGCACGACCGGGAATGAACATTTTACTTGGATGATGAATGCTTATCTGCCGGGACGTGTAGCGGAACGGTTCCATAATTCACGAATGGTTGTGTTCTCTACAGGCAATGTCTACCCGTTTACTCCGGTCAGTCAAGGAGGAGCAACGGAGAGAACTTCTCCGAACGCGAATGGCGAGTATGGGCAATCCTGTCTGGGACGGGAGCGTATTTTTGAACATTTCTCTCATAAAAATGGAACGCCGATGTTCATTTATCGGCTGAATTACGCCATTGATCTGCGGTATGGTGTGTTACTGGAGCTTGCTCGATCGGTTAGAGAAGGTCTTCCCATTGATATCACGATGGGTCATGCCAATGTGATCTGGCAAGGGGATGCGAATGAAATCGCATTGCGAGCATTGCTACGTTGCAGTTCACCGCCTAATTTCATGAACATTACCGGACCAGAGACATTGTCACTGCGCTGGGCTGCGAATGAATTTGGCCGAAAGTTAGGCATAGAGCCGATCTTTACAGGTGAAGAAGCACCTACCGCACTGCTAAGTAACGCGGCAAAAGCCGCTGCTACCTTCGGCTATCCAAGGGTATCGCTGGCTGAAATGATTGACTGGATTGGTGATTGGGTAGGACAAGGTGGAGAAACCTGGAATAAACCTACGCATTTTCAGGAGCGGGAGGGCAAATATTAA
- a CDS encoding dihydrodipicolinate synthase family protein, producing MTLTRVPLTSELHAALHDGLAIPAHPLALTKERKLDEQRQRALTRYYVASGAGGIAVAVHSTQFEIRNPEVGLLEPVLRLAAEEVERAQLDRPFMKVAGICGGTEQAVLEARLAASFGYEAGLLSMGGLQTLSEEELLERTRRVADMIPVFGFYLQPSVGGRILSFDFWKAFAEIEGVIAIKMAPFNRYQTLDVVRAVLESSRSEEIALYTGNDDNIVSDLLTTFRFMVNGKPVEKKIVGGLLGHWAVWTSKAVQLLNEIKKVRNEPSLASHWLTLGAEVTDSNAAIFDPAHHFHGCIPGIHEVLRQQGLLEGLWCLNPEEQLSPGQVEEINRVHRDYPHLVDDEFVAAHLEEWLQ from the coding sequence ATGACACTGACAAGAGTACCTTTGACTTCGGAATTACATGCCGCGCTTCATGATGGATTGGCTATTCCTGCACATCCTCTCGCCTTAACTAAAGAGCGCAAGCTGGATGAGCAACGTCAACGGGCGCTTACCCGTTATTATGTTGCTTCCGGGGCGGGTGGAATCGCGGTTGCCGTGCATTCCACTCAATTCGAGATCAGGAACCCGGAAGTAGGACTACTGGAGCCTGTGTTGCGCCTAGCCGCGGAAGAGGTGGAACGTGCCCAGTTAGATCGTCCATTTATGAAAGTAGCGGGTATTTGCGGTGGGACGGAGCAGGCTGTTCTTGAAGCGCGCCTTGCCGCAAGCTTTGGTTATGAAGCGGGACTGCTCAGCATGGGAGGCCTGCAAACCTTGAGTGAGGAAGAATTGCTGGAACGAACACGCAGAGTGGCAGATATGATTCCGGTGTTTGGTTTCTACCTTCAGCCGTCGGTGGGAGGACGAATTCTAAGCTTTGATTTTTGGAAGGCATTCGCTGAAATAGAAGGCGTAATCGCCATCAAAATGGCGCCATTCAATCGTTATCAGACGCTGGATGTAGTCAGAGCTGTGCTTGAATCCAGCCGTAGCGAAGAAATTGCTCTGTACACCGGAAATGATGATAATATTGTCAGCGATCTGCTCACGACCTTCCGATTTATGGTGAACGGCAAGCCCGTTGAGAAAAAAATAGTCGGCGGCCTACTCGGTCACTGGGCAGTCTGGACGAGCAAAGCAGTACAGCTGCTTAATGAGATTAAAAAGGTCCGAAATGAACCCTCGTTGGCATCCCATTGGCTGACGCTCGGGGCTGAAGTGACGGATAGCAATGCGGCGATATTTGATCCTGCGCATCATTTTCATGGCTGTATCCCGGGTATTCATGAGGTGCTTCGCCAGCAAGGATTGCTTGAAGGGTTATGGTGTCTAAATCCGGAGGAGCAATTATCACCGGGACAAGTGGAGGAAATCAACAGAGTGCACAGGGACTATCCCCATCTGGTGGATGATGAATTTGTGGCAGCACATTTAGAAGAGTGGCTGCAATAA